The Lycium barbarum isolate Lr01 chromosome 10, ASM1917538v2, whole genome shotgun sequence genome includes a region encoding these proteins:
- the LOC132613279 gene encoding uncharacterized protein LOC132613279, protein MESWDISNAVSPHLSDLLDDEDQEPEEIRREQDAKEWMALCHITEILRGNKTRCYENFRLKKAVFIDLSNDLTDKYGLKPTRGMSIHEMLGMFLMTCAYGVGNRMIQDIFQHSGETIHRHFHSVLKAVCKLARVIIQPHPNYNDGCDSHKPCKQRYLPFFKDCIGAIDGTHVKARLPQGQEIPYIGRKGYPTQNIFAVVDFNMCFTFAWAGWEGAAHDSRIFAETLRREELNFHIHAETNII, encoded by the exons ATGGAGAGTTGGGATATTAGCAATGCGGTATCTCCtcatttaagtgatttgttagatGACGAAGATCAAGAACCAGAAGAGATTCGAAGAGAGCAAGATGCGAAGGAGTGGATGGCTTTATGTCATATAACAG AGATATTACGAGGAAATAAGACTCGTTGTTATGAAAATTTCCGACTGAAGAAGGCGGTGTTCATTGATCTATCCAATGACCTAACTGATAAATATGGGCTTAAACCCACTCGTGGAATGTCTATACATGAAATGTTAGGCATGTTCTTGATGACTTGTGCATATGGAGTTGGAAATCGAATGATACAAGATATCTTTCAACATTCTGGAGAGACAATTCATAGACACTTTCATAGTGTTTTAAAGGCCGTTTGTAAGCTTGCAAGAGTTATCATTCAACCACATCCAAATTATAATGATGGTTGCGATTCTCACAAGCCATGTAAACAAAGATATCTCCCTTTCTTTAAA GACTGTATTGGAGCAATTGACGGCACACATGTTAAAGCTAGATTACCGCAAGGTCAAGAGATACCATATATTGGACGTAAAGGTTATCCGACTCAGAATATTTTCGCCGTTGTTGATTTTAATATGTGTTTTACCTTTGCATGGGCTGGGTGGGAAGGAGCAGCTCACGATAGTCGTATATTTGCTGAGACCCTTCGTAGAGAAGAGCTCAACTTTCACATCCACGCAGAAACAAATATTATCTAG
- the LOC132613280 gene encoding uncharacterized protein LOC132613280 codes for MAPYKGNNVRYHLAKFHRGATRQLREPRGRIEKFNYLHSSCRNVVEHTFGVWKARWSILRDMPYYYIDTQRDIVLATMSIHSYIRKKCNVDDAFQTAENESYIPSIDSNDIGTTSRANYVDVEDVGEQNDVY; via the coding sequence ATGGCTCCATACAAAGGAAATAATGTAAGATATCACCTAGCTAAATTTCACCGCGGTGCAACTCGACAATTGCGAGAGCCAAGAGGACGCATTGAGAAATTTAACTATTTACATTCTTCTTGTAGAAATGTAGTAGAGCACACATTTGGCGTTTGGAAAGCAAGATGGTCTATTTTGAGAGACATGCCATACTATTACATTGACACACAAAGGGACATCGTACTTGCTACTATGTCCATTCACAGTTATATTAGAAAGAAATGCAATGTGGATGATGCATTCCAGACAGCCGAGAATGAGAGCTATATTCCATCGATTGATTCTAATGATATTGGCACAACTTCAAGAGCTAACTATGTAGATGTCGAAGATGTAGGAGAACAAAATGATGTCTATTGA